The genome window cctcattttctcttccttctgttccgtctatctgtttttcttccctcattttctcctctctctgtttctccctcagttccctctatcaaagtttctcttaaaggcctatctgattctccatccatttgccttctctcttttcctcccttttctcctcttgtagttgatcctgtttcatcctctctttgccctattttcctcctctcactctctcctccttctgtctctcctcctgctgtttctcctggccccgcaacactgtctgtctctccaccactatctgtaaaattaaattaaaacggctaagtacaccaatcatgtggacaagtatttctgcccaatctgaatgctatagccttctttaaaaaataaacacgcacacccacacaccgagaagggcggggaggagtgacttgcctaacgttactttaggctaagttctctatattatgtccgtgacatgaagctagcatgctgtcatcatgacttcgagattaacatgaaatgacaactatttgtcttacaatgcgctacaaatactgaatttatgttgatataataattaccaaaaactttagactgcactaacaacgtcatttgtctgccagaaaggtaggctaatttgatggcacaagttaacaacctaacgttagttagtggcatggttcacaaaccaaaacgatggggagtttatcctaaaaacgtgaagttcaggattctttttggactcactgtgtcgagacgttttgctggtatcagctggaagggtgatgctccgacgcttcagaaatcgcctaatatccatttcttcaccatttcttcacacacgtaatcagtgactaatgaatgtcgcagtctgctggctcccgcaagagggcgagcggtagacagacaattactacgcgtaggctacgcagtgttgataaaacccacaagaacttgtgcaggatctactaggtgtaggcaattgaaaaataacggaaaagctgttttaatatctgtataaaacaagagacatacgtgcgtaaactgtatttagaggtgggtaaactatgctTGGACGTGCGTAAACTATATTTAGAGGTTCATAAACGCTATTTCCTAAAATCTGGAGGTGGGTAAACGGCGTTTATGTGCGTTTACGCACCACTACATCCCAGTGTCTGACAGGGTGTAACCTTCTTTCACAGCATCATCTACAACCTGGGGATGAATGCCACTCATGTCCACAATGAAGCTTGGTCCACCAGACACTCTGCTGAGCTGCAACTGGCTCTCTGAGATAGGAACGAATGAGTGATTGTCCCTTGTTCCTGGTATTGCTGAAGACTTTGAAAGTCTCTTCTGAAGAACTTTTCCATGCTTGGTACTTCCCCCTTTTCAATTCAAATGAAAtggatggggttttttttatgttttttttctgcccacacaAAGAGATGTCGTGATgtcagcatgtgttgtgaagtaaCTGCCTGTAAGCTGTGTGACTTTTGTAGGTCAACATGTGATGACAGAGAGTATAAACTTTTCTTTAACTTACCATAGCTAGGGTTTATGCTATGTTTTAATCATTAAATTACAGATCTATTTTTGATAAACATGCAATTAATTTAACATATTTAGAATCTATAAAAATATGTTTAATTTTGATATAAATGTATGTGTATTGATTGATTAAGTTAAACATTCAATTTAAGCAAGTTGTTACTCTGGTACATTAAGTGTCAACCATTCAttccaaaataatttttttctgaaatttttgtttgttaataaattaattaaaaaattaaacatgtcaCTTTATTAGGGAGCTTCAAATGAGGTCAATGCTGATCAGTCAATAAACCACGAACATACATGTATACCACTATATAAATGATGAGTATGCTAACTCCATATGACCTGTCTATCTTCAAGACAAAAATTCGCCTATTAATATTTATCTGAGTAATTAGTACATTAGGCTTTTCTCATTCCCCAGCCTGAGCTACCCTATCATATGGTTAGTGAAAGTGTACACTGAAATTTATCACTCAAAGTAAAAATAGGTCACGCAAAGTGATTTCATGTCATCGTGTCCTTGACCTCATTAATATTGACCTAATTAAAGTCAGCTGCACATCCTCAGTCAGCTGACCTCTCCCCAACAGAAATCTATAATGGATCATTAACTAGGATTAAAATCCTAGGAGGAGTTTTATGCCAAAAACAGAGTGGAAGAACaaaaagaataataagaaactATGCAATTACAATGTATTTTGCCTTTTAGAAGGCAAAATACAATGATGTAGCATGTGATGTAACCTCGTGAATGGCATTTTCACATGTCTTAAAACCTTCTATATTCAACAGCGTGAATGAaatagttttcttcacagcaccaacttcatatttggtaAATATATCAATTAGACCTTGCTCTTTTCACTGATCTAATTtgttttctggtagaccttgtcagatttttgctataagcattcaaaatagacggttttcgtcctggtcgtggaacactggaccagctctatacccttcatagggtgctcaagggttcatgggagtttgcccaaccagtccacatgtgctttgtggatctggagaaggcatttgaccgtgtccctcggggtattctgtgggggttgctttgggagtatggagtttggggctctttgctaagggctgtccggtccctgtacgaacggagcaggagtctggttcgcattgccggcagtaagtcagacctgttcccagtgcatgttggactccggcagggctgccctttgtcactggttctggtcataatttttatggacagaatttctaggcgcagccaggggccggaaggaatcctgtttgtgaaccacaggatttcatctctgctttttgtggatgatgttgtcctgttggcttcttcaaaccaggaccttcagcatgcactagggcggtttgcagttgagtgtgaagcggctgggatgagaatcagcacctccaagtccgaggccatggttctcgaccagaaaagggtggcttgccctctccagtttggtggagaagtcctgcctcaagtggaggagtttaagtatctcgggatcttgttcacgagtgagggaaggatagagcgtgagatcgataggcggatcggtgcagcctctgcagtgatgcggtcgctttaccagtccattgtggtgaagaaggagctgagccaaaaggcgaagctctcaatttaccggtcagcctatgttccgactctcacctatggtcatgagctttgggtaatgaccgaaagaacaagatcacggatacaagcagccaaaatgagtttccttcgcagggtggctgggcgctcccttagagatagagtGAGGAGCacaatcactcgggaggagctcggagtagagccgctgctcctccacatcgagaagaatcagctgaggtggctcgggcatctctttcagatgcctcctggacgcctccctggggaggtgttccaggcatgtccccccgggaggaggccccgtggaagacccaggacacactggagggactatgtctctcggctggcctgggaacgcctcggtgttcttcctgaggagctggccgaggtgtctggggaaagggaagtttgggcttccatgctcagactgctgcctctgcaacccggccctggataaagcggatgaagacgagacgagacgagacgagacgagagacgagCATTCAAAATAGACGCAACaagcttttttccatttttaggggCCTATATATGAGACAAGTATCATTTTTGTCACAGATATAACATGTTTTCCTGATAGTACTATAACATGTCTCAAATATTAAAAAGAATCAGACATCTGGTTTCATTAAATCTGGAGATATAGAGAGCCAAAAGTGCTACCATGGACAAATGCGCATTCCAGGAAGCCATATTTGGCATGCCATAAATCTGCAAATAGGTCACATACAAAGCTCTCCTTCTGTATACAGAGCCTTATTATATCAAATAATCATGTGTGCAAATTTGAACCATTTACTGTGAACATTTCAAAAGTTATTAACCATCAAACTATGGATGTTTGATTGTAAGACTTGTTTTTATGCTAAATATGGGGCCATGCCCCCTTTTTGAAGGCTTAATATCTCCGAAACTAGTGGAGATAttggcctaaaattttgcacagtaaTTATTAGCTACAAGGGCATCAACATAaattatgaagcaaatctgagatggtaagTCAGGAGCCTTCTGGTGATTTGGCACAGAATTACCCAGTGGGAAACTATGAAGTTCCTTCTGGCCTCCACCCTGAAACAATGACTGGTCACTGAGCAACCTCATGTTTACATGGAAACCAATAACAGTGCCTGGCCACAATGTGCTGAGCagtcaggaaagaaaaaaaatctcaaaacaaAATTATGGAAAAAGCAAGACATATATTGAAAAAATAATCACATGTTCACAGTTGTTAACACTTACCCTCAAAATAAACAGTGACTAATCAGTGGTTTTCCAGTTGCTTGTAATAATTTAGGCACCATGGCGTCTCAAGCACTGACCTaaactttgtgaccttgagagtcCTTTAGAGCTTGCACAGGGGTgtgaggataatgtttaattccgGTACATCGGACAAGTGAGAACAAGAAGGTCCAATTTACAAAAGACTTTCAAGTAGCTTTAATGTTGTTCATCACATTTGCTGGGCAATTTTCCTTTCCCTACTCTTAGACAATAATTTGTTATTTACAATAAGTCGTAAATAAGTCATTGGTTAATCACCTGACTTTTCTGGATCAGATGCCAAGAACATATAAAAATTTGCAGATCAAGGCATCTTAGAAACTTGAATACATGTGTTTAAACCTTTAAAACACTGAAATGTTGTTGGGAGCTATAAAGGGACGTATGCAGGGCAAAGAGTAGAACATCATAAATACCAAGTCATGCCATGCCCACTTCCCCACTGGACTTTTACCTCCAAGCATGTGCATTGAGAGATAACAGCCAACATGTTTGTCAGTGTAACATCCAACCTCCTCACGTCctcaattttgtttttctttcttttattaacacacacatacatacacacatacatacatacatacatacatacaatattCTTTTCCAGTTTTAAAGGCAAAGGCACCATCTACAACTAAAGGACAACATCATTATTACAGCACAAAAATGTAAACACTCCTTGTTGCTCATCTTTTCATTTCCGGCCTCCTATCTTCTTCAAGTGTAACTGATAGCACTGTTCGCAGGCGATGGACAGACCAACCACTAAAGACACAAACTCCTCAAAGCTCACTTCTCCATCTCGATTTGTGTCCAGGTCCCTCATGATCTTGTCCACTGTACTAGGGTCTTTTTGAGACTGTAGGAAAGGAGGCAGAGTGCAGGGTGAACACCTGAGAAGAACCAAGCATCCAAACCCCAACCAGATAACTGAAGACTCTCTATGAAGACTTGCCAACGTGTTTTTACAGAAAGTCTGTACAAGAAACTTAGCTAAAGAAGCATTAATTTAAGGAATAAACAGAGCTGTAGGAGTCTCACATGGGATCTTACAGGAACAAAATCTAAACCCAACACAGTCATAATTCTAAAGATAGACTTCATATGGCATAGACAGAAACCTCAAGCCTTTCACAAGAACCTTGAGGGTGACAGATGCTCATTACCCTGAGGAAGCTGGAGAGCTCGTTCTCCATCAGCTCCCTGAGCTCACGCCGGCTCAGAGTGTTGGTGTTCCCCTCTCTGGATGCGTAGCGGTGGAACACCAAAATCAGAGACTCCATAGCCTTTTCGAGGTCAGATGGCATGGCTGTGATGCTTCTGCGTCTGTGTGTGAAAGACAGAGCGAGAGAATCTGAAACTTAGTTTGAACTACCATAACACGCAGATACTCTGTAGTTATCTAGCCACTGCTCAGCCTGAATTACTGAAGGAAACCTCATTCAGCTGGTAATAGCAATGAGATGAAACATGCAATCCAACCTTCTCACACTCAGACATGCACAAATACACATACTGCAAAAACattgaaggaaagaaagaaagagccatTCTCTATCCGGTGACTGGCAGAGTGGAAAAACAGTGTGTACAACCGCTGGAAAATAAGCAAGTGGAAAGTTGTGGGAGAGAAGATGGAGATGCCAGAAGGTTTATATAAAATACATTTCTGGATcatttttgaaaagaaaaaatgCCTAAGATGTGTTATTCCTTGATAATTTTATATGACGTGGAACTCTTAAGACCTGTTTCAGAGCCTAAAACTGAAGAAAAGACAAAGTGGGCGATATGGAGAGATAAAACGATGGAAAGAGATTTGGAGAGAGGTttataagatatatatatatataaagggaaGAAAAGTAAGTGAGAGGAAAAAAGAGCACAACTagataaatggaaaaaaaaactgcTGAGTTTTTATAACCACGACAAAACATCTCAAATACAACAGTATTGAATTCAGCTCTAACAAATCACAAGTGAGTAAATTCAACAATGTGTTATTCAACCCTGCTGTAGATGAGAACAGACTAGAGCCAAGTTCCACCTCCAGATTAAATACAGATAATAGCAGAAACAATACTCAGGAACTAAATAGCCTATTTGTCCCCCATCTAGATGTAATCCAAATATCCAAACCCGTTGATAAAGCACACTGGGAGCACAGCCTTACCAAGCAGGAGTGTGAGGAACAGATGAGGACAGCAGTGCTGGAGAAGTGGAGTCTGTgggactgtgtggtggtggggaatTTATAGACGGGCGCCGCCCTTCAGTCACTAACCGAGGGAGTCATCAGAGTGAAGCAATACCCTGATGATAACTACAGTGCCTGTCCACTCAAGAGCAAGTGTGTAAgatttcagtttaaaaaaaaaatagccatggAAGTTGCGCAAAATTGTAATGGAGTGTGAATAGTGTCAGAGTTAGTCATGGAAAAACCAACAAATGAGAAAATATGCCATTACATGTTGTGCTTTTTAGAAGAGTTGGACTGGGACACTTGTTTGACTCGATAATTCTATAATTCTTTGATAATTCTTTTAGTGAACTCAAAAAGGGACTGTGTTTATAAATGTCCAAATGAATGAAAAAACAGTGAACGAAGGTGTGTCGCTCTGTAGCCGTGTAAGCATCCAGTGCTTCAGTCCAAAGTCCGACTTGTGAGGGTTTTTTGGTTGGCATAAATAAAATGTAGAacaaaaagtattcacccccaagtgattatttctctttttgctgtgtTGCAGCATCAATATTTATAAGTTTCTCTCTATAGtaataaaagtaaaaaagttCTTTAGATATTCTCAGAATTATTTTCAAATGTACTGCTTAATTGAGAAGTTTTGCAGTAATTACAGCTCTGAGTTGTCTCAGATGTATGTCTATGAGCTTCGCATGGATTGATTTTGACATTTTCTTCCATTCTTCAACACAAACGTCCTGCAACTCTCCCAAATTCAATGGAGAACACTGGTggacagctacagtggtgcttgaaagtttgtgaaccctttagaattttctatatttctgcataaatatgacctaaaacatcatcagattttcactcaaatcctaaaagtagataaagagaacccagttaaacaaaagagacaaaaaatattatacttggtcatttatttattgaggaaaatgatccaatattacattgtatctgtgagtggcaaaagtatgtgaatctttgctttcagtatctggtgtgacccccttgtgcagcaataactacaactaaacgtttgcggtaactgttgatcagtcctgcacaccggcttggaggaattttagcccgttcctccgtacagaacagcttcaactctgggatgttggtgggtttcctcacatgaactgctcgcttcaggtccttccacaaaatttcgattgaattaaggtcaggactttgacttggccattccaaaacattaactttattcttctttaactattctttggtagaacgacttgtgtgcttagggttgttgtcttgttgcatgacccaccttctcttgagattcagttcatggacagatgtcctgacattttcctttagaattcactggtataattcagaattcattgttccatcaatgatggcaagccatcctggcccagatgcagcaaaacaggcccaaaccatgatactaccaccaccatgtttcacagatgggataaggtttttatgctggaatgcagtgttttcctttctccaaacataacgcttctcatttaaaccaaaaaggtctattttggtcccatccatccacaaaacatttttcccaatagccttttggcttgtccacgtgatctttagcaaactgcagacgagcagcaatgctctttttggagagcagtggctttctccttgcaaccctgccatgcacaccattgttgttcagtgttctcctgatggtggactcatgaacattaacattagccaatgtgagagaggccttcagttgcttagaagttaccctggggtcctttgtgacctcgctgactattacatgccttgctcttggagtgatctttgttggtcgaccactcctggagagggtaacaatggtcttgaatttcctccatttgtacacaatctgtccgactgtggattggtggagtccaaactccttagagatggttttgtaaccttttccagcctgatgagcatcaataatgctttttctgaggtcctcagaaatctcctttgtttgtgacaTGAtatgcttccacaaacatgtgttgtgaagatcagactttgatagatccctgttctttaaataaaacagggtgcccactcacacctgattgtcatcccactgattgaaaacacctgactctaatttcaccttcaaattaactgttaatcctagaggttcatatacttttgccactcacagatatgtaatattggatcattttcctcaataaataaatgaccaagtataatatttttgtctcatttgtttaactgggttctctttatctacttttaggacttgtgtgaaaatctgatgatgttttaagtcatatttatgcagaaatacagacaattttaaagggttcacaaactttcaagtgccactgtatgttcaggccacagattctcaactggattaagccggattttttttttccattccaaAACACTTTAGAaaatgcttatttatttatttatttatttatttatttatttccccttTGTAGTTTTTGCCCTGTGGTTTGGCTCATTGTTCTGTTGGGATGTAAATTTTTACTATAGACACAGATTTCTGGCTGTGAGAACTACAACAGGTTCTCAAGAATGCGTTTGTATTTGGCTCCATCCATGATTTTCTTGATGGCGAAAAGATTTCGAGTTTCTCCCGCTGAAAGGCAACCcctgagcatgatgctaccactacCATGCTTGatggtaggaatggtgttccctgGGCATTGGGCTGTATTTGGTCTGCGCTTTGCTTTTAGAGCAAATAAGTAACaatcttctttccaaaagccctcAGATTGTGTCACATGCCTTTATGTTAGCTTTTCTCAGAAGTGGCTTCCTTTTGGTCACTCTCCTATAGAGCCCAGATCTGTGAAGTGATGCTGAGGATGTCACTCTGCCTCCTTGGTCCACTGAGGACGactctccacctctggctttgCGAAGGAAGTCACTGTCCCCTCTGGCTTCATGGAGGACACCAAGCCCCCCAACCCCTTCTGAAtgtcattgctccatccactggctcCACTATGGACATCACTCCCCCTCTTCATGATGCTGTGAATGTTGCTCCACCTACTTGCTCAGATGGATGcaggggtgtcagaagcatttttaatgtgggggggggggggggggggacactggcagggggtctgggggtcctcccccagaacatttttaattaattagatgccatttcctgcattctggtgtatttttaacaggttgttaaacacctaattttacctacaaaagtcacttaattcaatgactattttagagactcaacaataagtcctcattcaactagtccatatattcatcagcctgtttttaaacccactgctctgcctaagataatgagatgaatgtgaaacagtttatcaccaacaatgactttatgggtgcattttactttttattttgtgtttccttttttatttagtttcagatgtaacacaacatgccactgtgccaagcaatagtgacactcaactgtatgtttaaaaataagaatattcatacaaccccgattccaaaaaagttgggagaaagtacaaattgtaaataaaaacggaattcaataatttacaaatctcaaaaactgatattgtattcacaatagaacatagacaacatatcaaatgtcgaaagtgaggcattttgaaatttcatgccaaatattgactcatttgaaatttcatgacagcaacacatctcaaaaaagttgggacaggggcaataagaggctggaaaagttaaaggtacaaaaaaggaacagctggaggaccaaattgcaactcattaggtcaattggcaataggtcattaacatgactgggtataaaaagagcatcttggagtggcagcggctctcagaagtaaagatgggaagaggatcaccaatctccctaattctgcgccgacaaatagtggagcaatatcagaaaggagttcgacagtgtaaaattgcaaagagtttgaacatatcatcatctacagtgcataatatcatcaaaagattcagagaatctggaagaatctctgtgtgtaagggtcaaggccggaaaaccatactgggtgcctgtgatcttcgggcccttagacggcactgcatcacatacaggcatgcttctgtattggagatcacaaaatgggctcaggaatatttccagagaacattatctgtgaacacaattcaccgtgccatccgccgttgccagctaaaactctatagttcaaagaagaagccgtatctaaacacgatccagaagtgcagacgtcttctctgggccaaggctcatttaaaatggactgtggcaaagtggaaaactgttctgtggtcagacgaatcaaaatgtgaagttctttatggaaatcagggacgccgtgtcattcggactaaagaggagaaggacgacccgagttgttatcagcgctcagttcagaagcctgcatctctgatggtatggggttgcattagtgcgtgtggcatgggcagcttacacatctggaaagacaccatcaatgctgaaaggtatatccaggttctagagcaacatatgctcccatccagacgacgtctctttcagggaagaccttgcattttccaacatgacaatgccaaaccacatactgcatcaattacagcatcatggctgcgtagaagaagggtccgggtactgaactggccagcctgcagtccagatctttcacccatagaaaacatttggcgcatcataaaacggaagatacgacaaaaaagacctaagacggttgagcaactagaatcctacattagacaagaatgggttaacattcctctccctaaacttgagcaacttgtctcctcagtccccagacgtttacagactgttgtaaagagaaaaggggatgtctcacagtgggaaacatggccttgtcccaacttttttttagatgaggtgttgtcatgaaatttaaaatcacctaatttttctctttaaatgatacattttctcagtttaaacatttgatatgtcatctatgttctattctgaataaaatacggaattttgaaacttccacatcattgcattccgtttttatttacaatttgtactttgtcccaacttttttggaatcagggttgtaatttcacacaatgaacaggcatgacatggcatcatgcaaacttcataacacaaaatcgcaCTGTgttaagcaacggtgacacataaaaaataacttcacacaatgaacaggtgcaattttgttcaccaccaacagtgactttagtggtgcATTTTACTGTTTtctgatttagtgatactcataacaaaaatggcatggcatcatgcagtcttcataacacaaaattacattgtgtcaagcaacgacacataaaagagaacttcacacaatgaacaagtgccgttttgtcaacctacatgcaatggtgatactacagtaacatttacagattagtataacaaatagatttatagatagaactccttcttacattggtgccaccacaatttctaccacttcataacttttatccccctttccttcacaatccacctggaataacatccatctatctccattgctttcctttctgctattccttccccatacactgatttcccatcttactttccagaaaactggcaaagaccagacaaaacaagttcttcaaatcacaacagggaatcaataaatatcatcagagcagacttgacctcattcttggcattacagtaaggcaggcctactgggtttgaattaaatgatagctaacgttaagctagctgatacatctcctaacattggctagccagctaactgcactaacatttccattgggacaaaaaaaaaaaaaccctgtcctgtggggaaattttgactgactttccgcttctttgtaaagaatgtccttatatccattgtgtctggggaggagcaaatactgcaaacaattcatcatcaaccaagaataccccatcaggctaagcttatttcattgtctagttgaacattaatttaacgtggcctagggttaattttgaaggCATATAACAAAAAAATAAGGTTtttgcaaaagctagacattgtgaggtggcaatggggctgacgttacctcctccactttcgagcagcctgaaccttgcaccaaaatttctctgcttgcactgagttgttgtaggtaacgcccggaaaacccggagtggattttcagtggtctgtgtattctcttatcgatcaagtggaatggattctttcatgaagcaatagaaatggcgctgggtgaactaatattttatgttaaatgtgtggggggggggcggcacggtggtgtagtggttagcgctgtcgcctcacagcaagaaggtccgggttcg of Neoarius graeffei isolate fNeoGra1 chromosome 22, fNeoGra1.pri, whole genome shotgun sequence contains these proteins:
- the s100a10a gene encoding protein S100-A10a; the encoded protein is MPSDLEKAMESLILVFHRYASREGNTNTLSRRELRELMENELSSFLRSQKDPSTVDKIMRDLDTNRDGEVSFEEFVSLVVGLSIACEQCYQLHLKKIGGRK